TAGTATAATCCTATTAAAAGATATAATCAATATATATGCTCATAAAAATGTATTATCTTATAGGGCATATATGGACATTTTGGCGTAATAACCTATTTACTAAAAAAGCAGCCTGTTTTTTTGAATGCTTGCAGACAAGCTATGCTTATTTTACTAATTTATCCCCTGTTAGAATTTCAAATAAAACCAATGATTGTTCTTTTGTTAATTGAGCATACTGATTCTCGCCACGAACAATCACCAATCTGTCCTTATCAGGAGTAATCCAAACTCTGTGCAATACTGCATCTGCCTTTATTTTAGGGTCTTTAGGTTGATAAACAAATTGATAGTCAGGGGGTTGTAGAGTATCTCTTATTGCATACACCCATTTTAGTCCATTTAGAATTTCTTTTATTTTATTGACTTTCTTTACAACCTTGATTTTTCTAAATTCTTTAAAATTATTTTCAGTACCAACATGCTTGGAAACTACAATGAATTGGTCTTTGTTTTTTATTCCATTTGTCCAAGTTGTAGAGGAAGATCCATTAGATATATAATGCGAACAGCCTGTTAAAAAAGTACTGAAAAAAGATAATAAAATTGTTATCAACAATAATTTTCTCAACTCTAATATATCCCTCCTCTTTTTTGACCTCTACTTGAGGTAGTTGGAGACTACATTCATTGAACGGAAAAAATCCTGCCCTTCATTATTCAAGCAGGCAGGATCACCGATTAAATCAGGATGATAAAAATTCATTCATTTCGCTTATAAGCATTGCCGGATTTTCGTACATGCTCATATGACCAGCGTTATGGATTAACGAATGTTTAATGTTTGATTTGCTGACTGAAAACGATTTTTCTTGTGGAATAATTTGATCCTTTTCTCCGGCTATTAACAAGACAGGCAGCTCCGTTTCATGCAAGATTTGATTGCGGTCCGGTCTGTTTTTCATGACGATCAGAGTATTTATAGCACCTTGAGGGGCAGTTAAATAGCCGATTTCTTTAGCGATTTCAACATAAGGTTCTTGTGAGTGTTCGGGTGAGAAAAGTTTGGGCACTAGACCATCTATTAACGAGCGAATGCCCTTCTGTTTTACTTTTTCAACATTCGCCATTCTTCCTTTTTTGGCTTCCTCTGTATCTGGGAAAGCGGTGGAGTGTACGAGAGAAAACCCTGCCAATCTGCTGCTAAATTTTTCAGCAAAAGCAAGGGTAATATATCCCCCCAATGAGTGACCAAACATGGTTACTTGATCAAGCTTTAATGAATCTAAAAATTCTTTCATTATTTCAGCGATATCTTCAATCGAAGCATTGTCTTGAAGTACAGTTGATTGACCATGTCCTGGCAAATCCGGAACAATCACGCGGTAATTTAATGCCAGTTCAGAAATCACGTTTTCCCAGTAGCTAGAGCTGCCGCAAAATCCGTGTAATAAAATAATCGGCTGCCCCTCGCCCTTATCAATGTAAGCAATAGAGCAATTTTGCAAGTTTAGTTGATTTGTTTCCAATTTTCATTCCTCTCCCATCTAATTTCAATTTCTTATCCTCTAATTTAAACCAGTATGTAAAAAAAGAGAAGGAAATTGAATCCCTTCACTTTATTCCAGCTGTCATATTACCCGATTTGCTCTTCCGATTCAGTGTTCAACAAGTTCCGTTTATTTGGAATGATGGTCAGGTTCGATTTTTTTAGTAAATAGTGCAAATGTTCAATTGGCATAGCACCAGAGCCTTTTCCATCACCCAGTTTGAATTGAACTGTTTTTCCGTTATTGGAGATCACAGTAAAAGATTCCGCAGCGTTGAAAAAATCTTGAATCCCTTGAGAAATTTGAAACTTAGAGCCTTCTTCAATTGACATGATGCCTCTCCTTTTAACTTTTTCTCCTCCTTAGTATGTCACCAAATTTTTTATACATACATAAATTTTCCATTTTTAATTCAGAGGATTGTATAATTTTTCCACTCATCTGGCAGTAACGAATGGTATTTGGCATGGAGGAAGCGATCATCAACGAGCACGATTGTGCCAAAATCAGTTTCCGACCGAATCAGCCTTCCTCCAGCCTGTAGCACTTTATTCATACCGGGATAGATATAGGCATAATCAAAACCGTTTCTTCCCATTTCCTCAAAGTGGGCTTTCATTAGATTTCGTTCAAAACATACTTGCGGTAATCCGACCCCCACCACTACTACACCATTTAATCGCTCACCTTGTAAATCTACACCTTCTGAAAAAATGCCTCCAAGTACAGCAAAACCAAGCAAATTTCCTTTTTGATTTGGTTGAAAGGCTGCTAAAAATGCTTCACGTTTCACTTCTGTCATTGCGCTTTCTTGTACAATGGTTGTTGTCTGTTGATCCCTTTTTTTAAACGCTTCAAACACCATTACTAAATATTGATAAGATGGGAAAAAAATCAAATAGTTACCTGGCCTGCTTTCAAGCAATGATTGAATCATGGTTACGATGCTATCCACTGTTTGATTCCGGTCATGGAAGCGAGTTGAAAGAGGCTTGATAAAAACATCAGTCTGTCTGGCTTCAAACGGTGATGGAATGGAAAATTGAAAATCTTCGGCTTCTCCGCCAAGAATATCAAAATAATAAGGCATTGGTGAAAGGGTAGCGGAAAAAAACACCTTAGAACGATAACCTCTTCCCATCTGCTTCAACTGCTTTGCCGGATGCATACAAAACAGCTTTAAAAGTACATTATTTGGATTGTTTTCTACATAAATAACGTAGTGTTCATCGAGGAGCTCTGCTATTTTCAAGAAATTTTGAACCGCATAAAATGCCTCCAGCAAATGCAGATGGTGGACATTTTTTAAGAGACTCTCAGCATTTAAAGAAAATTGTTCAAGTATTTCTATCCATATATCATCAAGCTGCTCTAGAGTATCTTCCCTTTTTTCTCCTAGCTTTTTCTTTAAAGCATTAAACTGTGAATTTATGTGATTAGCGCTGTTATAGATGGTTTTATTGAGTCCTTTAAATTCTTTTTTTACTTGAAGAAACATTTTTTTATTTAATGAGGCGGAAAACATCTCACGGCCGCGGTCTACAAGGTTGTGAGCCTCATCTATTAACAGTGCTGATGACTTCTTTTGTTCTTCAAGTATTCGTTTAAGAGATACCCGTGGGTCAAAAACGTAATTATAATCGCAGATGACAGCATCTGACATGTAGGCTAAATCAATGGAATATTCAAAAGGACAAACTCTATGTTTACGCGCATATGTTTCAATGATTTCCCTTGTAATCCCTTTTTCATTTTTCAATATATCAATAATCGCTTCATTTATCCGATCATAATATCCATTTGCATATTCACAATACTCTTTTTGACAAACAGTTTCCTCTTTAAAGCAAACCTTTTCCTTGGCCGTTATGGTTAGCGAATTCAAACAAAGCCCCCATGATCGCATTTGTGAGAAAGCTTCTTCGGCAGTGGTCCTGGTTATGGTTTTAGACGTCAAATAAAAAACCCGATTTATAATCCCTTCTCCCATTGCCTTTACAGCAGGAAAAAGAGTGGAAATTGTCTTGCCGATTCCAGTTGGTGCTTTCATAAACAAATTTTTTTCTTCTGCAAAGGATTTATAAACAGCCCCTGCCAATTTTCGCTGTCCTTTTCGATACGATGGGAATGGGAAAACCAGTTCCTTACTGCTTTCGTTTCTTTTTTTCTGATGCTCAAGAAGCAGCATGGCGTATGGAGTATACTGCTCTAATACTTCGAAGGCAAAAACCTCTAGTTGTTTAAAATGAAAGGTTTTCTTCATCATCCGCTTTTCTTCTGTCTCTAACTGCACATAGGTTAATTGCACGGAAATTTTCTCTAATCTCTGATCACTGGCAACCAAATAAGCGTACATTTTTGCTTGAGCCCAGTGAACAGGATGCCCGTCTTTCTCAACAAATTCAAGGGGGTGGGAAAATGACTTGATTTCATCTATAACTGTTTCTCCGTCTCTAAATAGGAGACCGTCACATCTCCCATCTATGATGAACATTATTTCCTTAAATTGAATTTCAGCTTTGAGATAAACTTCTTTCTGGTCACCCTCATGATAGGTCTTCTGTATTTTTTGATGGGCTTTTGTTCCATCGTTTAACGAATTTTGCGGTCGAAACCGGCTATCAATACTGCCGCTGCGGAAAACATATTCCACAAGATTCCGAACAGATATTTTCATTTCATTTGACACAAACATCACCAACTTTTGTCTAAGGGAATATATGTTTGGTTTTAGTATAACAGATCCTATCTAATCAAGGTATAGTTGACACTCACCTATGTCTTGCCTTGGCATATTCTATAGTGGATAGGAGGGGCACTATGCAGTTGTTTACAAAAGAATGGATATATAAGACTGAGCTTGAGCTTTGGAAACTTGAGGCATTCGAATTATTTGAGGCAAAATTAGCAGATCAGAAGCATCCATTTCCTTGTATTCCTGCGATCATTGGGCAGCGATTGAACCATTTTCGATACGGATTTGTTTCCAATCCGTATGAAGATGCAGCGGCATTAGGCCTAGCCATGCTATTAAATGAATATTCTCTTTGTTTTAAAGAAATTGGCAACTACACTTCTCTGATTATTTTTTTTGAACCATTTGAAGTGCAATCTGAAAATCTTAACGTGGAAGATTATGAAACTCTTTTTTGGGATCAGCTAAATCGGATTGCTGAGCTAGATTCGTCTAAATGGCCCTTCCAAATACCTGAAGATCCTCGCGAACCGTTATGGGAATTTTGCTTTCAAGGTGAAGCCTATTTTATGTATTGCGCAACGCCAGCTCATCAATATAGAAACAGCAGGCATTTCCCGTACTTCATACTGGCCATTACCCCAAGATGGGCGCTAGAGAGATTTTATGAAACAGAAAAAAATTCCCTCAAGATAAAAGAAAATATTCGTAAACGTCTAGAAAATTATGATTCGATTCCGATTCATCCTGCATTAAATACGTACGGTCAACAAGATAATTATGAGTGGAAACAATATTTTCTCCGAGATGATGATTCAATACTTCCACAATGCCCTTTTCACCCAAAAACAAAAAGAACAGGCGATTAAACCATCGTTGCCTGTTCTTTTGTATGTTTTTTTGTATGTTTGATAGTCTTAACAGCGAATTTGCCCTTCGCCTCGTACAATCGCTTTTGACGTAGTGATTGCCTTTAAGCCCATTGGGCCTCTGGCATGGAGTTTTTGTGTACTAATGCCAATTTCCGCTCCATAGCCGAACTGCTCCCCATCTGTAAAGCGGGTGGATGCATTATGATACAACACGGCAGCATCGACAGCCTGGAAAAATAAATTGACATTTTCTTGGTTTTTACTAATTATGGCTTCTGAATGCTTTGTTCCATATTGATCAATATGTTCAATTGCATCGCGTACATCTCTGACTAGCTTGATTGCTAATACGGGGGCGAGAAACTCTATTTCCCAATCAGATTCTATGGCAGGCTTTATAGAGGAATAGTTTGCATAAAGGGATTCATCACCGCGAAGTTCAACTCCTTTTTCCTCCAATGCACGAATGAGTGCAGTAGTATGCAGCCACTTTTCATGAATTAATACCGTTTCTGCCGCATTACAAACAGAAGGACGCTGTAGTTTGGCATTTAAAACGATATCAATGGCCATTTGCTCTTCTGCTGTTTCATCAATAAAAATATGGCAATTTCCTACCCCTGTTTCTAATACAGGAACTGTTGCATTTTGAATGACTGATTGGATTAATCCCGCACCGCCACGTGGAATAAGAACGTCCAGATATTGGTTCAATCTAAACATTTCAGCTGCCGTTTCACGGCTGGTATCCTCCAAGAGTTGTACGGCATCTGATGGAATTAAGGTCTCTGCTAAGGCATCCTGCATCACTTTGACAAGCGCAATGTTGGAATTTAGTGCAGATGTGCTTCCTCTAAGTAGGACCGCATTTCCTGCCTTCAAACATAGGCAGGCTGCATCGACAGTGACGTTCGGTCTAGCTTCATATACCATGCCAATGACACCCAGAGGAACTCTAACTGTCTGAATTTGCAAACCGTTTGGCCTTTCCCATGATTCAATAATTTCTCCAATAGGATCTTCCAGACTTATAACCTGGCGAATGCCATCGACAATTTGATCCAGTCTTTCTTCCATCAATAAAAGGCGGTCCAGTAGGGATGCAGAAAGACCATTGTCTTTTCCAATGCGGATATCTTTTTCATTTTCACGCAAAATCCATGTTTTTTCACTTGAAATTTTGTCTGCCATTTTAGCTAAAGCTGCATTTTTTTCTGCAGCAGATAGCATTGCCAGCTTTTTGGATGCCGTTTTTAGTTTTTTTGCTTTCTCTATCAATTCATTCATTGATCCTTCACTCCTCTCGTAATTTCACCCAATTATCACGATGTATCACTTCTGGTCGCTGATTAATGGAAAAGGATTTTGATTGCTCGCTTGGCAATCCCTTTGCTTTTAATAAATTCTCTGATGAAAAATAGATCTGCCCTCTTCCAACCGTTTTTCCTTTTTGGTTCCGGACTTCCACTACATCAAGAGCGTTAAAGTCTCCCACTACATTTGTGACGCCTACAGGAAGAAGGCTTTTACCCTTCTGTACAATTGCTTGCTCGGCACCGTCATCAATTTCAATCACGCCGCCAACATGAGAATGATAAGCAATCCACTGCTTTCTCATTTGCATTTGTGTTTGAAATGGACCGCCTAAATACGTGCCGTCCCCCTTGCCATCTAAAATATCCACCAGTTTTTCTTTTCCCTTGCCCGTCCCAACAAATACACTAACACCAAGCGATAGAGCTTTTTTCGCAGCGGTAAGTTTTGATTTCATTCCGCCAGTACCGACTGATGATCCGCTGCCTCCTGCCACTCCCAGCAGTTCATCAGAAACCTCCGGAATAAAATGATATTTCTTCACATCTTTAGAGGCCTTTGGGTTGCCATCATAAATTCCGTTCACATCTGTTAAAATAATCAAGGCATTAGCGTGTAAAAAACCACTGACGAGTGCTGACAGCATATCATTGTCTCCAAAGGTTAATTCCTCAATGGCCACCGAATCATTTTCATTGATAATGGGCAGCATCCCTCTCTGCAGCAGTTCAGTCAGTGTGTTAAATAAGTTATGAAACTTGACTTGACTGTAAAAATCCTCACGAGACAAGAGAATCTGCGCAGGCATAATTTCGTGCTTTTGAAACAGGTGAATATAATGCTGCATCAATAAGCCCTGGCCAACTGCGGCAGCTGCTTGTTTTCCGGCAACCGTTTTAGGGCGTGCTGGGTAACCCAATGAATGGAACCCGGCTGCCACCGCACCCGATGAAATTAAGATGACATCATGTCCTTGTCTTTTTAAATGGCTTAATGCCTCAACATGATCCGTCATTTTTTCCACGGAAATAGTCCCTGTTGGTGTGGTCAGTGAACTGCTCCCAATTTTTACAACTACTAATTGTTTCTTCATTTTCTAACCCTTCTTTGTATAAAATAGGCACTGTTAAACGTGGCTGTTCATCCCATACTTTACATTGGAGGCCCTTAAGCAGCATACAGGGTGTAATCCGCAAGAAGTTTGCTTCCCCCATGCGATCAACTAAAAGCATGAACATAGCCAGAAAATAAAAAAACGACTTTTCTGTCCTTATGCAAAGGACGGAAAAATCGTATCCGCGGTACCACCTTTATTGATGTAAACAAACATGTCTACATCCTCTTTCACCCCGTAACGTGGGAAAACGGCTTATGTTTTGCATAAGCGGGTCTAATATGGGCAGGTTCAACTTTCTTTCCATGAGAAACCTCGCAGCCAGTGGGTTTCACTCTCTTACATGTTCCAAAGATTTACTAGTCCCATTCCTTTTAGCAAATTAAGTTTATTTGATTATCTATAGAAAAGCGGGAAAAGTCAATATAATTTTTAGAAAAATTAAAAAGCACGCTGCTCCTTTTTCGTGTAACCGCTGAAAAAAGTTTTGAATAAACTAATGTACTGTCAATAGGCTCTCGCTTTTAGAAGACCTGTTTGAAAAAAGGTTAAGAGGCCCTTTTTCCGATATTAAAGGAGGAACACGCAATATGAGTAATTTGGACTTTTTGGAAGTTAACCCGAACTTTACAACCTATTATCGAACATTACGAGATGCAAATTATTATTTCTTCAGCCGTCCTGAATTACAAGATGCAAATGAGGTTATCGCGCAGCTTATCTTAAAATTTATTCAGGTAAATGGCACAACTTTTCGGGATATGGATCCGGAAGAATATGAAAGAATTTATCGCTTATTTGAGGATGATTTGTTGGATGTGATTATAAATAGCGGCACGAACAATGTGGATTTCCAAGCTTTTACTGAAATGTTGGATGAAATTATTGGCATTGCAAGATTGCGTGATCATACTCTGCGAAAAATAAATCGAACAAATCAGGAGATTGTAGCTGATGTGAATGAAATTGTCATCATTCAGGACGATGACACATTGCCAAATGATGTTTCCGAAATTTATGTGACTATTTCCGATGATATTAATCCAT
Above is a genomic segment from Neobacillus endophyticus containing:
- a CDS encoding glutamate-5-semialdehyde dehydrogenase is translated as MNELIEKAKKLKTASKKLAMLSAAEKNAALAKMADKISSEKTWILRENEKDIRIGKDNGLSASLLDRLLLMEERLDQIVDGIRQVISLEDPIGEIIESWERPNGLQIQTVRVPLGVIGMVYEARPNVTVDAACLCLKAGNAVLLRGSTSALNSNIALVKVMQDALAETLIPSDAVQLLEDTSRETAAEMFRLNQYLDVLIPRGGAGLIQSVIQNATVPVLETGVGNCHIFIDETAEEQMAIDIVLNAKLQRPSVCNAAETVLIHEKWLHTTALIRALEEKGVELRGDESLYANYSSIKPAIESDWEIEFLAPVLAIKLVRDVRDAIEHIDQYGTKHSEAIISKNQENVNLFFQAVDAAVLYHNASTRFTDGEQFGYGAEIGISTQKLHARGPMGLKAITTSKAIVRGEGQIRC
- the proB gene encoding glutamate 5-kinase; translated protein: MKKQLVVVKIGSSSLTTPTGTISVEKMTDHVEALSHLKRQGHDVILISSGAVAAGFHSLGYPARPKTVAGKQAAAAVGQGLLMQHYIHLFQKHEIMPAQILLSREDFYSQVKFHNLFNTLTELLQRGMLPIINENDSVAIEELTFGDNDMLSALVSGFLHANALIILTDVNGIYDGNPKASKDVKKYHFIPEVSDELLGVAGGSGSSVGTGGMKSKLTAAKKALSLGVSVFVGTGKGKEKLVDILDGKGDGTYLGGPFQTQMQMRKQWIAYHSHVGGVIEIDDGAEQAIVQKGKSLLPVGVTNVVGDFNALDVVEVRNQKGKTVGRGQIYFSSENLLKAKGLPSEQSKSFSINQRPEVIHRDNWVKLREE
- a CDS encoding ATP-dependent DNA helicase, producing MSNEMKISVRNLVEYVFRSGSIDSRFRPQNSLNDGTKAHQKIQKTYHEGDQKEVYLKAEIQFKEIMFIIDGRCDGLLFRDGETVIDEIKSFSHPLEFVEKDGHPVHWAQAKMYAYLVASDQRLEKISVQLTYVQLETEEKRMMKKTFHFKQLEVFAFEVLEQYTPYAMLLLEHQKKRNESSKELVFPFPSYRKGQRKLAGAVYKSFAEEKNLFMKAPTGIGKTISTLFPAVKAMGEGIINRVFYLTSKTITRTTAEEAFSQMRSWGLCLNSLTITAKEKVCFKEETVCQKEYCEYANGYYDRINEAIIDILKNEKGITREIIETYARKHRVCPFEYSIDLAYMSDAVICDYNYVFDPRVSLKRILEEQKKSSALLIDEAHNLVDRGREMFSASLNKKMFLQVKKEFKGLNKTIYNSANHINSQFNALKKKLGEKREDTLEQLDDIWIEILEQFSLNAESLLKNVHHLHLLEAFYAVQNFLKIAELLDEHYVIYVENNPNNVLLKLFCMHPAKQLKQMGRGYRSKVFFSATLSPMPYYFDILGGEAEDFQFSIPSPFEARQTDVFIKPLSTRFHDRNQTVDSIVTMIQSLLESRPGNYLIFFPSYQYLVMVFEAFKKRDQQTTTIVQESAMTEVKREAFLAAFQPNQKGNLLGFAVLGGIFSEGVDLQGERLNGVVVVGVGLPQVCFERNLMKAHFEEMGRNGFDYAYIYPGMNKVLQAGGRLIRSETDFGTIVLVDDRFLHAKYHSLLPDEWKNYTIL
- a CDS encoding YqcI/YcgG family protein, with product MQLFTKEWIYKTELELWKLEAFELFEAKLADQKHPFPCIPAIIGQRLNHFRYGFVSNPYEDAAALGLAMLLNEYSLCFKEIGNYTSLIIFFEPFEVQSENLNVEDYETLFWDQLNRIAELDSSKWPFQIPEDPREPLWEFCFQGEAYFMYCATPAHQYRNSRHFPYFILAITPRWALERFYETEKNSLKIKENIRKRLENYDSIPIHPALNTYGQQDNYEWKQYFLRDDDSILPQCPFHPKTKRTGD
- a CDS encoding alpha/beta fold hydrolase, whose product is METNQLNLQNCSIAYIDKGEGQPIILLHGFCGSSSYWENVISELALNYRVIVPDLPGHGQSTVLQDNASIEDIAEIMKEFLDSLKLDQVTMFGHSLGGYITLAFAEKFSSRLAGFSLVHSTAFPDTEEAKKGRMANVEKVKQKGIRSLIDGLVPKLFSPEHSQEPYVEIAKEIGYLTAPQGAINTLIVMKNRPDRNQILHETELPVLLIAGEKDQIIPQEKSFSVSKSNIKHSLIHNAGHMSMYENPAMLISEMNEFLSS